The proteins below are encoded in one region of Pirellulales bacterium:
- a CDS encoding response regulator, with protein MTTTTPTGPLAARVLVVEDHPDTADFLSRYARLLGCEVRTACTGAQALETALEFLPQIVLLDIGLPDMDGWEFARCLRRELEPVHPVLIAITAFRSQDDRIRSLEAGIDYHLNKPAFREELMRLLLELVGRT; from the coding sequence ATGACAACGACTACACCAACCGGACCCTTGGCGGCGCGCGTGCTCGTCGTCGAGGACCATCCGGATACGGCGGATTTTTTATCGCGTTATGCGCGGTTGCTGGGCTGCGAGGTGCGCACGGCATGCACGGGCGCTCAAGCGCTGGAGACGGCGCTGGAATTCCTGCCGCAGATCGTGCTCTTGGACATCGGCCTGCCCGACATGGACGGCTGGGAGTTCGCTCGGTGTTTGCGCCGCGAGCTCGAGCCGGTGCATCCGGTGCTGATCGCCATTACCGCGTTCCGCAGCCAGGACGACCGGATTCGCTCGCTCGAGGCCGGCATCGACTACCACTTGAACAAGCCCGCTTTTCGCGAAGAGTTGATGCGGCTGCTGCTGGAGCTTGTGGGCCGGACCTAA
- a CDS encoding HAMP domain-containing sensor histidine kinase — MNVAHIDGNEKSGGPRRLLRRSTRATFVCMTVALVSIVALGVWGAGRDLEQARDSFLKSAVAEVVSHAQRTVRHIERDFAQGDVRPDLRQLRSLDWLLAHWHQAILSEEKWSYAAVEDLAGNVVAHSNPALEGQQLCPGWHQRALLQAGADVVETRFAGLTEGRRAFDVRLPVTFNGAVIGTYHAGLNADWFEAAAAAQQDEEQFGWMVVIAGTTLVVLAAVGSLYFIIRQTAALQHRLELSEVRRVNELRQFIVGLAHEVRNPLNAVRLNLHAIGRAYRGEGRLPADEVATIVRESTREITRVAALIGEMLGYARSDPPRVEDVDLKAEVRGTLDLVQQAMEDYHIAVVAHLAPGPLKVRIDRDRLRQILLNLLNNAREAVGKGGRIEIDVSSTTDGLQLAVSDNGPGVPPEQRQRIFDPFFSTKDVGIGLGLTLVKKFVQESGGSIAYDEGYEGGGRFVVRLPDAAPSFEHEVVS, encoded by the coding sequence ATGAACGTCGCTCATATCGACGGGAACGAGAAGTCGGGCGGCCCCAGGCGATTGCTCCGCCGCTCTACGCGTGCCACCTTCGTTTGCATGACGGTCGCGCTGGTTTCGATCGTGGCCCTGGGAGTCTGGGGCGCCGGACGTGATTTGGAGCAGGCCCGCGATTCGTTCCTCAAATCGGCGGTGGCCGAGGTTGTCTCGCATGCGCAGCGCACCGTGCGGCACATCGAGCGGGATTTCGCCCAGGGCGACGTGCGGCCAGACCTTCGACAACTTCGCAGTCTGGATTGGCTCTTGGCCCATTGGCATCAAGCCATCCTCAGCGAAGAAAAATGGTCTTACGCCGCCGTGGAGGACCTGGCCGGCAACGTCGTGGCCCACAGCAATCCCGCCTTGGAAGGGCAACAGCTTTGTCCCGGCTGGCATCAGCGCGCCTTGCTCCAAGCGGGCGCCGATGTTGTGGAGACTCGATTCGCGGGTCTCACCGAAGGCCGGCGCGCCTTTGACGTTCGTCTGCCGGTCACCTTTAACGGCGCCGTCATCGGAACCTACCACGCGGGTCTCAACGCCGACTGGTTCGAGGCCGCCGCCGCGGCGCAACAAGACGAAGAGCAATTCGGTTGGATGGTCGTGATTGCCGGTACGACGCTCGTGGTGTTGGCGGCCGTCGGTTCACTCTATTTCATCATCCGACAAACGGCCGCGCTGCAACATCGCCTGGAACTGTCGGAAGTGCGGCGAGTCAACGAGCTGCGTCAGTTCATCGTGGGCCTGGCCCATGAGGTGCGCAATCCCCTCAACGCCGTGCGTTTGAACCTGCACGCCATCGGCCGCGCCTACCGGGGCGAGGGACGGCTCCCCGCCGACGAGGTTGCCACCATCGTGCGCGAGTCGACGCGGGAAATCACGCGGGTGGCGGCGTTGATCGGCGAAATGCTCGGTTATGCGCGCAGCGATCCGCCGCGGGTCGAAGACGTCGACCTCAAAGCCGAGGTGCGCGGCACGCTTGACCTGGTGCAGCAAGCCATGGAAGACTACCACATCGCCGTCGTGGCGCATCTGGCGCCCGGGCCGCTCAAAGTGCGGATCGACCGCGACCGTTTACGGCAGATCCTGCTCAATCTGCTCAACAACGCCCGCGAAGCGGTCGGCAAGGGCGGCCGCATCGAAATCGACGTCAGTTCCACCACCGACGGTTTGCAGTTGGCGGTCAGCGACAACGGTCCGGGCGTTCCGCCCGAACAGCGGCAGCGCATTTTCGACCCGTTTTTCTCGACCAAGGACGTGGGTATCGGCCTGGGGCTGACCTTGGTGAAAAAGTTCGTCCAGGAAAGCGGCGGGAGCATCGCCTACGACGAGGGCTACGAGGGCGGCGGCCGGTTCGTGGTGCGGCTGCCCGACGCGGCACCCAGTTTCGAGCATGAGGTCGTGTCATGA
- a CDS encoding DUF6655 family protein translates to MLAFSLTATGCGTTNWSDTARTGTEQLLISTAIDEAVGNIDFAPLSHREVYLDTDPLDGSVGRHYLTSCLRQRMLSQQCIVKEKLSEADYVVEVRAGTIGTDRHEDLIGIPATELSVPVGSDAGAPASVPEIALAKSTNQRGVAKVGCFAYRRETGQAFWQSGVVPMSVNAKETRILGFRSFNRGTLYDRTQFVEDHAPRGKQATWRSPASAAAAAPAAPSDARPATQRR, encoded by the coding sequence ATGCTGGCGTTCTCGCTGACTGCAACCGGTTGCGGCACCACGAACTGGAGCGACACCGCGCGCACGGGAACCGAACAGTTGCTGATTTCGACCGCCATCGACGAGGCGGTGGGGAATATTGATTTTGCGCCTTTGTCGCACCGCGAGGTTTATCTGGACACGGACCCACTCGACGGATCGGTGGGCCGGCACTACCTGACGAGTTGTCTGCGTCAGCGGATGTTGTCGCAGCAATGCATCGTTAAGGAGAAACTGTCCGAGGCCGATTATGTCGTGGAGGTGCGAGCGGGAACGATCGGAACCGACCGGCATGAGGACCTGATCGGGATTCCGGCGACCGAGCTGAGCGTGCCGGTCGGATCCGACGCGGGTGCTCCGGCCAGCGTTCCTGAAATTGCTTTGGCGAAGAGCACGAATCAGCGAGGCGTGGCGAAAGTCGGTTGTTTTGCCTACCGCCGCGAAACGGGCCAGGCGTTCTGGCAGTCGGGCGTCGTTCCGATGTCGGTAAATGCCAAAGAGACACGGATTCTTGGCTTCCGATCGTTCAACCGTGGCACGTTGTATGACCGCACGCAATTCGTCGAGGATCACGCTCCACGCGGGAAACAAGCGACATGGCGGTCGCCTGCCTCGGCAGCGGCGGCCGCGCCGGCCGCGCCGTCCGACGCGCGGCCCGCCACACAACGCCGGTGA
- a CDS encoding sigma-54 dependent transcriptional regulator yields the protein MTVGRSVLVVEDEQGERDALARLLRMEQYRVFTARDPDEALEYIDGEVGLVISDVRMGKGSGIDLLRSWRRRRPQTPFIMATAYGDVDSAVAAMKLGAEDYLTKPVDPEALLQLVRRMIARCDTAPRAENNKPCDEPAGPRILGQSAAMVEVFERVRRAAPTDGLVLILGESGTGKELIASAIHEQSRRKAGAYIAVNIAALPESLVEAELFGYVPGAFTGAERDRIGRFEAADGGTLFIDEIGDFPLSAQAKLLRVLDNLSVNPVGSNEDRRVDVRLVAATSRNLAELVARGDFRADLFYRLNVLTVELPPLRDRHDDIPLLMDAFLAAACQKHQRPWPTMSPELIQFILAYDWPGNVRQLRNAIENMVVMSNGGTLSLGDLPAYLSGNSSLLAKTADRGGANNLRDMERTAILSVLERCGGNRTHAAEALGISVRTLQRKLKVWGLNASQRDPEAA from the coding sequence ATGACGGTCGGCCGGAGCGTGTTGGTGGTCGAAGATGAACAGGGCGAGCGCGACGCGCTGGCCCGGCTGCTGCGCATGGAACAGTATCGCGTGTTCACCGCCCGCGACCCCGATGAGGCGCTGGAGTACATCGATGGCGAAGTCGGCCTGGTGATCAGCGACGTGCGCATGGGCAAGGGCAGCGGCATCGACCTGCTCCGCTCGTGGCGCCGCCGCCGCCCACAGACGCCGTTTATCATGGCTACCGCCTATGGCGACGTCGACTCGGCGGTGGCGGCCATGAAACTGGGGGCCGAAGACTACTTGACGAAGCCGGTCGATCCGGAGGCGCTGTTGCAGTTGGTCCGCCGCATGATCGCGCGGTGCGACACGGCGCCGCGGGCCGAAAACAACAAACCGTGCGATGAGCCCGCTGGCCCGCGCATCTTGGGGCAATCAGCGGCCATGGTCGAGGTGTTCGAACGTGTGCGCCGCGCGGCCCCCACCGACGGCCTAGTGCTGATTCTCGGCGAGTCGGGCACCGGCAAGGAACTGATCGCCTCGGCCATTCATGAGCAGAGCCGTCGCAAGGCCGGCGCCTACATCGCCGTGAACATTGCCGCCCTGCCCGAAAGCCTGGTCGAAGCGGAACTCTTCGGCTACGTGCCGGGCGCCTTCACGGGCGCCGAGCGCGATCGGATCGGCCGGTTCGAGGCGGCCGACGGCGGGACGTTGTTCATCGATGAAATCGGCGACTTCCCCCTGTCGGCCCAGGCCAAGCTGCTGAGAGTGCTCGACAACCTCTCGGTCAATCCGGTCGGCAGCAATGAAGACCGCCGCGTCGATGTTCGGCTGGTGGCCGCCACCAGTCGCAATCTGGCCGAGTTGGTGGCCCGCGGCGACTTCCGTGCCGACCTTTTCTATCGCCTCAACGTCTTGACCGTCGAGTTGCCGCCCCTGCGCGACCGGCACGACGACATTCCCTTGCTGATGGACGCTTTTTTGGCCGCGGCCTGCCAGAAGCATCAGCGGCCCTGGCCCACCATGTCGCCCGAACTGATCCAATTCATACTGGCCTATGATTGGCCCGGCAACGTGCGGCAATTGCGCAACGCCATCGAAAACATGGTGGTCATGTCGAACGGCGGCACGCTGTCTCTGGGCGATCTGCCGGCGTATCTCAGCGGCAATTCCTCGCTGCTCGCCAAAACCGCCGATCGCGGCGGCGCCAACAACCTGCGAGACATGGAGCGGACGGCCATCTTATCGGTGCTCGAACGCTGCGGCGGCAACCGCACGCACGCCGCCGAAGCGCTGGGAATTTCCGTTCGCACGCTGCAGCGCAAGCTCAAGGTGTGGGGACTGAACGCAAGCCAGCGCGACCCCGAGGCGGCGTAA